In Firmicutes bacterium ASF500, a single genomic region encodes these proteins:
- a CDS encoding IS1595 family transposase ISFiba1: MAKSKRYPLGTFMKEFSNEAKCREYLANLRWPVGFVCPKCGCHHACLLSNGRYQCAECHHQNSVTAGTVLHRTHMPLTQWFFAFYFVSQDKRGISAVALMSVLGTTYKTAWYMLMRIRTAMGQRDKIHQLNGTIEFDDTYFGGPTVGKKRGRGTEKAKVFVAVSLDERGNPLYTKMRVTQNIKRTSVKKFAQAAFVQGSTIHSDGYGSYIPALEGYAHEHKPYAPHSGLLHWLHIVISNAKAFILGTYHGLPKKYLQAYLDEYCFRFSRRDFGPRLLERLVLAIGASAWLS; encoded by the coding sequence ATGGCAAAGAGTAAGCGGTATCCTCTGGGAACTTTCATGAAAGAGTTTTCCAACGAGGCAAAATGCCGGGAGTACCTGGCAAATCTGCGGTGGCCGGTCGGGTTTGTCTGCCCTAAATGCGGCTGTCACCACGCTTGCCTGCTATCCAACGGCCGGTATCAATGTGCTGAGTGCCACCACCAGAACTCAGTGACAGCGGGAACGGTGCTCCATAGGACCCATATGCCGCTGACGCAGTGGTTTTTTGCATTCTACTTTGTCAGCCAGGATAAGCGGGGCATCTCAGCCGTTGCGCTGATGTCGGTGCTGGGAACGACTTATAAAACCGCATGGTATATGCTCATGCGTATCCGTACCGCTATGGGTCAGCGGGACAAAATCCATCAGCTCAATGGGACCATTGAATTTGACGACACCTACTTTGGCGGGCCAACTGTTGGGAAAAAACGGGGCCGGGGTACGGAAAAGGCGAAGGTTTTTGTGGCTGTGTCTTTGGATGAGCGTGGAAATCCTCTCTATACCAAGATGCGGGTCACGCAGAATATCAAGCGGACCTCTGTCAAAAAATTTGCCCAAGCTGCGTTTGTCCAGGGCAGTACGATCCACAGTGACGGTTACGGGAGTTATATCCCGGCTCTGGAGGGCTATGCCCATGAGCACAAACCCTACGCCCCCCATTCGGGCCTGCTCCATTGGCTGCACATCGTAATCAGTAACGCCAAGGCGTTCATCCTGGGTACTTACCATGGCCTGCCTAAAAAGTACCTCCAAGCCTACCTTGACGAATATTGCTTCCGCTTCAGCCGCCGTGACTTTGGCCCCCGCCTCCTGGAGCGCCTGGTCTTAGCTATTGGTGCTTCTGCTTGGCTGAGTTAA